From Panicum hallii strain FIL2 chromosome 2, PHallii_v3.1, whole genome shotgun sequence, a single genomic window includes:
- the LOC112880565 gene encoding pentatricopeptide repeat-containing protein At5g64320, mitochondrial, whose translation MGEPPHPHPRPAATSTAGATSWPELLAPFDLSRLRATLSSRPLTPRRLARLLALPLSPATSLLLLDWYAASHPALSPSSLPLRPVLAAADPDRALALLDSVPPARLPPLRESLLIPLLRSLPPGRALHLLDQMPRRFAVAPSFRSFNVVLSTLARADCHADALALYRRMLRDGVPPTTFTFGVAARALCRLGRADEALALLRGMARHGCVPDAVLYQTVIHALCDQGGVAEAATLLDEMFLMGCPADVNTFDDVVRGLCGLGRVRDAARLVERMMMKGCTPSVLTYGFLLEGLCRARQVDEALAMLGRVPEVNVVLFNTVIGGCLAEGKLAKATELYEMMASKGCPPDVHTYNILIHGLCKLGRIGSAMRILGVMEEKGYAPNVVTYTTLLHSFCRNGMWEDTRAMLDQMLVKGLIMNSQGYNGMIYAICKDGRFDDAMRLVQEMKNQGCKPDICTYNTIIYHLCNNDRMEEAEHLFGNLLEEGVVANGITYNTLIHALLRNGRWQQGLRLANEMVLHGCSLDVISYNGLIKALCKEGNVDRSMGLLQEMMEKGIKPNNFSYNILISELCKARKVRDALELSKEMLNQGLTPDIVTYNTLINGLCKMGWTHAALNLLEKLPNENVHPDIITYNILISWHCKVRLIDDAAMLLNKAVSGGIVPNERTWGMMVQNLVRQPANLEVY comes from the coding sequence ATGGGAGAGCCCCCGCACCCGCACCCGCGGCCCGcggccacctccaccgccggcgCGACGTCATGGCCGGAGCTCCTCGCGCCGTTCGACCTCTCCCGCCTCCGCGCCACGCTCTCCTCCCGCCCGCTCACCCCGCGCCGCCTCGCCCGCCTCCTCGCGCTCCCGCTCTCCCCGGCCAcctccctgctcctcctcgaCTGGTACGCGGCCTCCCACCCCGCGCTCTCGCCCTCCTCCCTCCCGCTCCGCcccgtcctcgccgccgccgacccggACCGCGCGCTCGCGCTCCTCGACTCCGTCCCGCCCGCCCGCCTACCCCCGCTCCGCGAGTCCCTCCTGATCCCGCTCCTCCGCTCCCTGCCCCCCGGCCGCGCGCTCCACCTGCTCGACCAAATGCCCCGCCGCTTCGCCGTCGCCCCGTCCTTCCGCTCCTTCAACGTCGTGCTCTCCACGCTCGCGCGGGCCGACTGCCACGCCGACGCGCTGGCACTGTACCGCCGGATGCTCAGGGACGGCGTGCCGCCCACCACCTTCACCTTCGGGgtcgccgcgcgcgcgctctgCCGCCTCGGCCGCGCCGACGAGGCCCTCGCGCTGCTCCGCGGGATGGCGCGCCACGGCTGTGTGCCCGACGCCGTGCTGTACCAGACGGTCATCCACGCGCTGTGCGACCAGGGCGGGGTCGCCGAGGCCGCCACGCTCCTCGACGAGATGTTCCTGATGGGTTGTCCAGCGGACGTGAACACCTTCGACGATGTCGTGCGCGGCCTGTGCGGGCTCGGGCGGGTGCGCGACGCGGCCAGGCTGGTGGAGAGGATGATGATGAAGGGGTGCACGCCGAGCGTTCTGACGTACGGGTTCCTCCTGGAGGGGCTGTGCAGAGCAAGGCAGGTGGATGAGGCGTTGGCAATGCTGGGGAGGGTACCAGAGGTTAACGTCGTGTTGTTTAACACGGTGATTGGTGGGTGCTTGGCTGAGGGGAAGCTGGCTAAGGCGACAGAACTGTATGAGATGATGGCCTCCAAAGGCTGCCCGCCAGATGTGCACACATACAATATATTGATACATGGTCTTTGCAAGCTTGGGAGGATTGGTTCGGCTATGCGGATTCTTGGTGTGATGGAGGAGAAGGGTTATGCTCCTAATGTCGTGACCTACACGACCTTGCTGCATTCTTTTTGCAGGAATGGCATGTGGGAAGACACAAGAGCAATGCTGGACCAGATGTTGGTGAAGGGCTTGATTATGAATTCCCAAGGATACAATGGAATGATATATGCGATATGCAAGGATGGCAGGTTTGATGATGCAATGAGGCTTGTCCAAGAGATGAAGAATCAGGGGTGCAAGCCTGATATTTGCACGTACAATACAATAATTTATCATTTGTGCAACAATGACAGGATGGAGGAGGCGGAACATCTTTTTGGAAACTTACTTGAAGAGGGTGTTGTCGCCAATGGAATAACTTATAACACTCTCATTCATGCACTTCTGCGTAATGGAAGGTGGCAGCAGGGCCTGAGGCTTGCTAATGAAATGGTACTTCATGGCTGCTCACTAGATGTTATTAGCTACAATGGGCTGATAAAAGCCCTCTGCAAAGAGGGGAATGTTGATCGGAGTATGGGGTTGCTTCAGGAAATGATGGAAAAGGGAATTAAGCCAAATAATTTCTCATACAACATCCTGATCAGTGAGCTCTGCAAAGCAAGGAAGGTACGCGATGCACTAGAGCTCTCAAAGGAGATGTTGAATCAAGGACTCACTCCTGATATTGTGACTTACAATACCCTCATAAATGGATTGTGCAAAATGGGATGGACACATGCTGCTTTAAATCTCCTAGAGAAGCTACCCAACGAAAATGTGCATCCTGATATTATCACATATAATATTCTCATTAGTTGGCACTGCAAAGTCAGATTGATTGATGATGCGGCTATGCTTCTAAACAAAGCAGTAAGTGGAGGGATAGTTCCTAATGAGCGAACTTGGGGAATGATGGTGCAAAATTTGGTCAGGCAGCCAGCCAATCTCGAGGTGTATTAG